A portion of the Thermodesulfobacteriota bacterium genome contains these proteins:
- a CDS encoding LTA synthase family protein, whose protein sequence is MTGSRYRDTGSSLISFVVTGILAVMLVEALARQGITPVFRWIPENPLVFSLNTLLALAIISFTLAVIGRWRPGLVVGFLIILLLGMVNTLKISILRVPFFAWDLPYLWQLCALGHSVVSGWITVVLMVGTITLAAFLSYRLKRNVRPCRFRTRLTALLFAAAVIGAFFWGPTTPTHSLAVNNIIWDQTENYRTNGFLLAFSMNVSPVLIRQPEEYDRGLVDRLLSHNEDMAEQAGISGRPVSLIIFMSESFSDLVAVHSQMPDDNTSPIENLQRISADYPSFRLVSPTFAGNTSLMEFEVLTGLFNAFLPEGGIPFDHYLNRKTPSLAWVLKHCGYRTVAVHPFHDWFWNRKAVYPNLGFSEYLSIDSFPGEATKGMYISDEALVDKIIETVEYTHGPYLIHAVSMQNHGPYLAGRYGNDGVNVQNNLPDWLRHELGTYLTGLRDADRQLARLIDYLSRRDEPVICLFFGDHQPSFSLAFYKACGILSEDMASEMLLFEVPGLLWANQDNILDAADIPECFSPAYLPTVVLHQMGIPLPSYMFYLQQGLTDYPVVHRGFVQDSQGRLIRLDDCRRDPFLKGLEILNFDVLFGSRFSCDPVAPVIPEQI, encoded by the coding sequence TGTGATGTTGGTGGAAGCCCTTGCCCGCCAGGGCATAACGCCGGTTTTTCGCTGGATCCCGGAAAACCCCCTTGTTTTCTCTCTCAACACCTTACTGGCCCTGGCGATTATATCCTTTACCCTTGCCGTTATCGGTCGCTGGAGACCCGGGCTTGTCGTTGGTTTTTTGATCATTCTTCTGCTCGGCATGGTCAATACCCTCAAGATTTCCATTCTGCGGGTTCCTTTTTTCGCCTGGGATCTGCCTTATCTGTGGCAATTGTGCGCCCTGGGACATTCCGTGGTATCCGGCTGGATAACCGTCGTCCTGATGGTCGGGACAATTACGCTGGCCGCGTTTTTGTCTTATCGCCTCAAACGAAATGTCCGCCCTTGCCGCTTTCGGACCCGTTTGACGGCGCTCCTTTTTGCCGCGGCCGTAATCGGCGCCTTCTTCTGGGGACCAACGACCCCGACTCACTCACTTGCCGTCAACAATATTATCTGGGATCAGACGGAGAACTACCGTACTAACGGATTCCTGCTGGCGTTTTCCATGAATGTCTCTCCTGTTCTGATCCGGCAGCCGGAAGAATACGACCGGGGCCTGGTCGATCGTCTGCTCTCCCACAACGAGGATATGGCCGAACAGGCCGGTATCAGTGGCCGGCCGGTCAGCCTGATTATTTTCATGAGTGAATCGTTTTCCGATCTGGTGGCCGTTCACTCGCAAATGCCGGATGACAACACCAGCCCGATTGAAAATCTGCAACGGATTTCCGCCGACTATCCCAGCTTCCGGCTGGTTTCTCCGACCTTTGCCGGTAACACCAGCCTGATGGAATTTGAAGTGCTGACAGGCCTTTTCAACGCGTTTCTGCCGGAAGGCGGCATCCCCTTCGATCACTATCTTAACCGCAAGACCCCTTCCCTGGCCTGGGTTCTGAAGCATTGCGGCTACCGTACCGTGGCCGTTCATCCTTTTCATGACTGGTTCTGGAACCGCAAAGCGGTGTATCCCAACCTGGGATTTTCGGAATATCTTTCCATTGACAGTTTCCCGGGGGAGGCCACCAAGGGCATGTATATTTCGGATGAAGCCCTGGTGGATAAAATCATCGAAACCGTCGAATACACCCACGGCCCTTATCTGATCCACGCCGTGTCCATGCAAAACCACGGTCCCTATCTGGCCGGCCGTTACGGCAACGACGGAGTCAATGTCCAGAACAACCTGCCCGACTGGCTGCGCCATGAGCTGGGAACTTATCTGACGGGCCTGCGGGACGCGGATAGACAACTGGCCCGGCTGATCGACTATTTGAGTAGACGGGACGAGCCGGTGATCTGTCTCTTCTTTGGTGACCACCAGCCCAGCTTTTCCCTCGCTTTTTACAAGGCATGCGGCATCCTTTCGGAAGACATGGCCTCGGAAATGCTCCTTTTTGAGGTTCCCGGCCTGCTCTGGGCCAATCAGGACAACATCCTGGATGCGGCCGACATACCGGAATGTTTCAGCCCGGCTTATCTACCCACTGTCGTCCTTCATCAGATGGGAATCCCCCTGCCCTCGTATATGTTCTATCTGCAGCAGGGACTGACCGACTATCCGGTGGTGCATCGCGGTTTTGTGCAGGATTCGCAAGGTCGTCTGATCCGACTGGATGACTGCCGGCGGGACCCCTTCCTGAAAGGCCTGGAGATTTTGAATTTTGACGTTCTGTTCGGTTCCCGGTTCAGTTGCGACCCTGTTGCCCCGGTTATCCCCGAACAGATATAG
- a CDS encoding poly-gamma-glutamate hydrolase family protein has product MDQYLNYDDLKVHERLGADYRIRWRIGDSGIAVISIHGGEIEPGTTRIADAIAGPEHSFYSFEGIKTGGNLSLHITSTHFDEPIAMEMACHSKIIISIHGCADMERIVYMGGLDDELKQLIIKRLHEAGFPVDDRADLRLGATDHKNVCNLCGRGMGIQMEISRGLRAVMFRDLSPDGRRHRTPLFYEFTGAVRKAIAPFARTAVFPDVLENTD; this is encoded by the coding sequence ATGGACCAATACTTAAACTATGATGATCTTAAAGTTCACGAACGCCTGGGTGCCGACTATCGCATTCGCTGGCGGATCGGCGATTCGGGCATTGCCGTCATCAGTATCCATGGAGGTGAGATTGAGCCCGGGACCACCCGCATCGCCGATGCCATTGCCGGCCCGGAACATTCCTTTTATTCCTTTGAAGGCATAAAAACGGGAGGGAACCTGTCCCTGCATATTACCAGCACCCATTTTGATGAACCGATCGCCATGGAGATGGCCTGCCATTCGAAGATCATTATATCCATTCACGGTTGCGCTGACATGGAACGGATTGTGTATATGGGCGGACTGGACGATGAGTTAAAACAACTGATTATCAAGCGTCTTCACGAAGCGGGTTTTCCCGTGGATGACCGCGCTGATCTGCGGCTGGGCGCCACCGACCATAAGAATGTCTGCAACCTGTGCGGCCGCGGCATGGGAATCCAGATGGAAATCAGCCGGGGATTGCGTGCCGTGATGTTCCGGGACCTCAGCCCTGACGGCAGACGCCACCGGACCCCGCTTTTTTACGAATTCACCGGAGCGGTCCGGAAGGCCATTGCGCCCTTTGCCCGAACAGCCGTTTTCCCTGATGTTTTGGAAAATACCGATTGA
- a CDS encoding class I SAM-dependent methyltransferase, whose protein sequence is MEASDTDIPGPALTEKYRRQGEMLANRAKKQYRHLKKRFARQNIEVFRLYDWDIPEIRAVVDWYGGHLVVGEYARTQSRPEWLPMMGEALARTLEVPPANIHLKVRRTGTQAEEGEKRYERLARTEQKIAMSERDLSFFVNLDDFVDTGLFADHRDTRQMVRDMAPGTDFLNLFCYTGAFTCYAARGGARATVSVDRSRSAIRWARENLTLNRIPGKNHTLIQSHVFDYLKRAAADRRRFDLAVVDPPSFATSRDGTHNMDIALDHPRLLQMTLALMKKGGTIFFSTNHQNFTPRMEGLKATDIREITASTIPEDYRNRKTPIHRCWRIKV, encoded by the coding sequence ATGGAAGCGTCTGATACGGATATCCCGGGACCGGCATTGACGGAAAAATATCGCCGTCAGGGAGAAATGCTGGCCAACCGGGCAAAGAAACAGTACCGGCATTTGAAGAAGCGGTTTGCCCGGCAGAATATAGAGGTGTTCCGCCTCTATGACTGGGATATCCCCGAAATTCGCGCCGTGGTGGACTGGTACGGCGGCCACCTGGTGGTGGGGGAATACGCCCGGACACAGTCCAGACCGGAATGGCTGCCCATGATGGGTGAGGCCCTGGCCCGGACGCTGGAGGTTCCGCCGGCCAATATCCACCTGAAGGTGCGGCGAACCGGGACCCAGGCCGAGGAGGGTGAAAAACGGTATGAACGCCTGGCCCGGACCGAACAGAAGATCGCCATGTCCGAGCGGGACTTGAGCTTTTTCGTCAATCTCGATGATTTTGTGGATACCGGCCTTTTTGCCGACCACCGCGACACCCGGCAGATGGTCCGGGACATGGCCCCGGGGACGGACTTTTTAAACCTCTTCTGCTACACCGGCGCTTTTACCTGCTATGCCGCCAGAGGCGGCGCCAGGGCCACCGTGTCAGTGGACCGGTCCCGGTCGGCCATTCGCTGGGCCCGGGAAAATCTGACCTTGAACCGGATACCGGGCAAGAATCACACACTGATCCAGTCCCACGTGTTTGATTATCTGAAACGAGCGGCCGCCGACCGGCGGCGGTTCGATCTGGCCGTGGTGGACCCGCCTTCCTTTGCCACCAGCCGGGACGGAACCCATAACATGGATATCGCCCTTGACCATCCCCGGCTGCTGCAAATGACGCTGGCGCTGATGAAAAAAGGGGGAACGATTTTCTTTTCCACCAACCATCAGAATTTCACGCCCCGCATGGAAGGGTTGAAAGCAACCGATATACGGGAGATTACGGCGTCCACCATACCCGAGGACTATCGTAACCGGAAGACGCCTATCCACCGCTGCTGGCGCATTAAGGTTTAA
- a CDS encoding HD domain-containing phosphohydrolase: protein MATLNPENQNGNRHLSEDKKLGRLLENVVREVKIYAECQIEHIQKLAEIGLALSGQKNINTLLEMIVDEARKLSSADAGTLYIVEQKTHSLRFAILQNDSMKIRKGGTGGDLSAEMPNVPLADAQGKPNHTNVSSYVALTGKSVNIADVYETGKFDFAGTKRYDAATGYRCKSMLVMPLKNHEDKIIGVLQLLNAKDPQTGEIVGFAADIVDVVASLASQAAIALTNTQLIEDLKALFYAFIKSIATAIDAKSPFTGGHINRVVTLTMDIAEAIHRTGREAFRNVRFTDDQIEELRIAAWMHDVGKITTPEHIVSKTNKLESVFDRIQLIETRFLLIMQLMENEYLKLKIDLLKTDNSPAVLQKITHMDRELTARKIEALEALEFLKSVNANKGMVDEKAIKRVAQIATRNYHIGGNTYPWLSENEKACLSIPKGNLLDEERRLVEQHAEMTVNITRELPFPDRFSHVPEYAGSHHEKLDGTGYPQGLKGSQIPLQARIIAIADVFEALTAPDRPYKKPMPISQALDILEGMKKAGHIDPEIVQMFIEEKVYQSYAENELTPEQRV from the coding sequence ATGGCCACCCTGAACCCTGAAAATCAGAACGGTAACCGCCATCTGTCCGAAGACAAAAAGCTCGGCAGGCTGCTTGAAAACGTCGTCCGGGAAGTCAAGATTTACGCCGAATGTCAGATCGAACATATTCAAAAACTGGCGGAAATCGGACTGGCCCTGTCCGGGCAGAAAAACATCAATACCCTGCTGGAGATGATCGTGGACGAAGCCCGCAAGCTCTCCAGCGCCGACGCCGGCACGCTTTATATCGTCGAGCAGAAGACCCACTCCCTCCGTTTTGCCATTCTCCAGAACGATTCCATGAAGATACGCAAAGGCGGGACCGGCGGCGATCTTTCCGCGGAAATGCCCAATGTCCCGCTGGCTGACGCCCAGGGAAAACCCAACCATACCAATGTTTCCTCTTATGTGGCCCTGACCGGAAAAAGCGTCAATATTGCCGACGTGTATGAGACGGGGAAATTTGACTTTGCCGGCACCAAGCGATATGACGCCGCCACCGGCTACCGTTGCAAGTCCATGCTGGTCATGCCCCTGAAAAACCACGAGGATAAAATCATCGGGGTGCTGCAGCTGTTGAACGCCAAGGACCCCCAGACAGGGGAAATCGTCGGGTTCGCGGCCGACATCGTGGACGTGGTGGCCTCCCTGGCCTCCCAGGCGGCCATCGCCCTGACCAACACCCAGTTGATCGAAGACCTCAAGGCCTTGTTCTATGCCTTTATCAAAAGCATTGCCACGGCCATTGACGCCAAATCTCCCTTTACCGGCGGTCATATTAACCGGGTGGTCACCCTGACCATGGATATCGCCGAAGCCATCCACCGGACCGGCAGAGAGGCTTTCAGGAATGTTCGATTTACCGATGACCAGATAGAGGAACTGCGTATCGCCGCCTGGATGCACGACGTCGGCAAAATCACCACGCCGGAGCACATCGTCAGTAAAACCAACAAGCTGGAAAGTGTCTTTGACCGTATTCAGCTGATTGAAACACGGTTTCTCCTGATCATGCAATTGATGGAAAACGAGTACCTGAAGTTGAAAATCGACCTGCTCAAAACCGACAACTCGCCGGCCGTGCTTCAAAAAATTACACACATGGACCGTGAACTCACGGCCAGAAAAATTGAAGCGCTGGAGGCCCTGGAATTTTTAAAAAGTGTTAACGCCAACAAAGGCATGGTCGATGAAAAGGCCATCAAACGGGTTGCCCAGATCGCCACCCGCAATTATCACATCGGCGGCAATACCTATCCCTGGCTTTCGGAAAACGAGAAGGCCTGCCTGAGCATTCCCAAGGGCAATCTGCTGGACGAAGAACGCCGGCTGGTTGAACAGCACGCGGAGATGACCGTCAACATCACCCGGGAGCTTCCCTTCCCCGACCGTTTTTCGCACGTACCCGAATATGCCGGCAGTCACCATGAAAAGCTGGATGGAACCGGTTACCCCCAGGGTTTAAAAGGTTCGCAGATACCCCTGCAGGCCCGTATTATCGCCATTGCCGACGTATTCGAAGCGCTGACCGCCCCGGACCGGCCTTACAAAAAGCCCATGCCCATCTCGCAGGCGCTTGATATCCTTGAGGGGATGAAAAAGGCGGGCCATATCGATCCCGAAATCGTCCAGATGTTCATCGAAGAAAAAGTTTATCAGTCCTACGCGGAGAACGAACTGACCCCCGAACAGAGAGTATAG
- a CDS encoding NAD-dependent succinate-semialdehyde dehydrogenase: protein MRSINPATNTLVREYAPHGPAEIDDILRSVHGAWTAWKETAFKERARLLRNAADLLLAERDLCAALITAEMGKPITESRGEVEKCALACRYFADNAERFLNDELVNTVFQKSLVTFQPLGVILAVMPWNFPFWQVWRFIAPALMAGNAGVLKHASNVCGCSLKIEEIVRKAGFPADLFRSLLIPAEAVAGVIASPLVRGVTLTGSEPAGRAVAEQAGKELKKSVLELGGSDPFIVLEDADLDECVRAAVRSRCLNAGQVCISAKRFIAVESVAGPFLDRMATQMGSLIVGDPADEKTQLGPMARPDLLDEIHSQVERSIGRGARLVTGGHRLERPGNYYAPTILTEVTRDMAVFREETFGPVAAVITVKNEAEAVAAANDTDYGLGASVWTRDLARGEQIARKIDAGMVFVNSMTASYPALPFGGVKRSGYGRELSHHGLREFVNIKTIGLR, encoded by the coding sequence ATGAGAAGCATCAATCCGGCCACGAACACGCTTGTCAGGGAATATGCGCCTCACGGACCGGCGGAGATCGATGATATCCTGAGGTCCGTTCATGGCGCCTGGACTGCCTGGAAAGAGACCGCTTTTAAGGAACGCGCCAGACTGTTGCGAAATGCCGCCGATCTTCTGCTGGCGGAACGGGACCTGTGTGCCGCTCTGATTACCGCGGAGATGGGAAAACCGATCACGGAGTCCAGGGGAGAGGTGGAAAAATGCGCCCTGGCCTGCCGGTATTTCGCCGATAACGCGGAGCGCTTTTTAAACGATGAACTGGTCAACACTGTTTTCCAGAAGAGTTTGGTGACGTTTCAGCCCCTGGGCGTGATTCTGGCCGTGATGCCCTGGAATTTTCCCTTCTGGCAGGTCTGGCGCTTCATCGCGCCGGCCCTGATGGCCGGCAACGCCGGTGTGTTAAAACACGCCTCCAATGTTTGCGGCTGCTCCCTGAAGATCGAAGAGATCGTCAGAAAGGCCGGGTTTCCGGCCGATCTATTCCGTTCATTATTAATACCGGCCGAAGCAGTTGCCGGCGTTATCGCCAGTCCCCTGGTCAGGGGCGTTACCCTGACCGGCAGCGAACCGGCCGGCAGGGCGGTGGCGGAACAGGCCGGAAAGGAATTGAAAAAGAGTGTTCTGGAACTGGGAGGATCCGACCCGTTTATCGTCCTGGAGGATGCCGATCTTGACGAATGCGTCCGGGCGGCAGTCAGGAGCCGTTGCCTGAACGCCGGCCAGGTTTGCATCTCGGCCAAACGGTTTATTGCCGTCGAATCCGTGGCCGGGCCGTTTTTAGACCGGATGGCGACTCAAATGGGTTCACTGATCGTCGGTGATCCGGCCGATGAGAAAACCCAGCTCGGACCCATGGCCCGTCCTGATCTGCTGGACGAGATCCATTCGCAGGTAGAGCGGTCCATTGGCCGGGGCGCGCGCCTGGTCACCGGCGGCCATCGGCTGGAACGGCCCGGCAATTACTACGCGCCGACGATTCTGACGGAGGTAACCCGTGACATGGCGGTGTTTCGGGAGGAGACATTCGGCCCGGTAGCGGCCGTTATTACCGTGAAGAATGAAGCCGAAGCCGTGGCAGCGGCCAATGACACGGATTACGGCCTGGGGGCCAGTGTCTGGACGCGGGATCTGGCCAGGGGAGAGCAGATCGCGCGGAAGATCGACGCCGGCATGGTGTTTGTCAATTCCATGACCGCGTCATATCCGGCGCTGCCCTTCGGCGGGGTCAAACGTTCCGGTTACGGACGGGAACTGTCCCATCACGGCCTTCGGGAATTTGTCAACATCAAAACCATCGGCCTGCGCTGA
- a CDS encoding AsmA family protein, with product MKKILIAAGIFLALVVAAGVSLPFFIDIDSIVAGQIPALEKQLHRDISIGDVRLSVLTGLGAEIRNVTVSDHPDFGKDHFVSIERFNVSLRLLPLLHKQVMISSVFLDKPSVRIGKNARGVFNFADMFPAGPPAEKTGEKPEPETTPGDPLAALKNIQISGISIKDGTFAFSDASGAGSPIEIKLDQFNLSLKGVSLTRKIDVELGTDIYSGPKAGHVSLSGNLGPVGTSLVPEIIPLDLSLSLKDLNLAHLATVVKGLETPSGAVTADVTVKGRLQDQLRCRTTIDWNKLEVTLRDTGKPAAPGERIVLNGPWEITSDLSGSMKTPALSGKIILDKSAIRFGNAFDKPAGSQLNMTFDLMTDGKNRKISIKSIAGAEPSDLSIDATVSDSGKPDIKVQVASSYLDVGVFLPPATPETKESGPKPPPMDEPESSRRPAKRDKIPDMRIEGDIALKKCKYDNMVIENIAARFLYADGVTTLNRLSLDTFGGNISADAVVDLTDMASPRWSTNLSTSKINANDALNQFTSVKDTFYGDVSSRLSLQGKGGDWPAISKSLTGGGSADIVNGKLVGVNVLDAVGESLLKFQGLSALALAVSPKAGQHLNETEFTQLAGKFNIREELIHLETMTMATADFNLSGNGTIGLDKKLDLDTVLFLSRDASGRFENDKTLRYFLNKDRQMEIPCAIKGDVSNPRVTADGDTLNRLMRNAATRAVEDQVQKGVEDKLGEKADQLLKRIFK from the coding sequence ATGAAAAAAATTCTGATTGCCGCCGGTATTTTCCTGGCGCTGGTTGTCGCGGCCGGGGTCTCCCTGCCTTTTTTTATCGATATTGATTCCATCGTGGCCGGGCAGATTCCCGCCCTGGAGAAACAGCTCCACAGAGATATATCCATCGGTGATGTCAGGCTGTCCGTATTGACCGGGCTGGGCGCGGAAATCAGAAACGTCACGGTTTCCGACCACCCGGATTTCGGTAAGGACCATTTCGTCAGCATCGAGCGGTTCAATGTCTCTCTCCGGTTGCTGCCGCTTCTTCATAAGCAGGTGATGATTTCGTCGGTTTTTCTCGATAAACCGTCCGTCCGGATTGGAAAGAATGCCCGGGGGGTGTTCAATTTCGCGGATATGTTCCCGGCCGGACCTCCGGCGGAAAAAACCGGGGAAAAGCCTGAACCGGAAACCACTCCCGGAGATCCGCTGGCCGCTTTAAAAAACATTCAGATATCCGGCATCTCGATTAAAGACGGGACTTTTGCCTTCTCCGACGCGTCCGGCGCCGGTTCACCCATTGAGATCAAACTGGACCAATTCAACCTGTCGTTAAAAGGCGTTTCATTAACACGTAAAATCGATGTTGAACTCGGGACTGATATTTACAGCGGTCCCAAGGCGGGACATGTGTCGCTTTCCGGAAACCTGGGCCCCGTGGGCACCAGCCTGGTTCCGGAGATCATTCCCCTGGATTTGTCTTTATCCCTTAAAGACCTCAACCTCGCGCATCTGGCCACTGTAGTGAAAGGCCTGGAGACACCGTCCGGCGCCGTAACAGCGGATGTTACGGTTAAAGGCCGGCTCCAGGATCAACTGCGCTGCCGGACAACCATCGACTGGAACAAGCTGGAAGTAACCTTGCGGGATACGGGGAAACCGGCCGCTCCCGGAGAACGGATTGTTTTAAACGGCCCCTGGGAAATCACCTCGGACCTGTCCGGGTCCATGAAAACGCCGGCCCTGTCCGGAAAAATCATTTTGGACAAAAGCGCCATCCGTTTTGGAAACGCGTTCGACAAACCGGCCGGATCGCAGCTGAACATGACGTTTGACCTGATGACGGACGGTAAAAACAGGAAGATCAGCATAAAATCAATCGCCGGCGCCGAACCATCAGACCTTTCCATCGATGCCACCGTAAGCGATTCCGGCAAACCGGACATCAAGGTTCAGGTGGCTTCATCCTACCTGGACGTGGGTGTTTTCCTCCCGCCGGCCACGCCGGAAACCAAGGAATCCGGTCCAAAGCCGCCCCCCATGGACGAACCGGAATCCAGCCGCAGGCCCGCTAAAAGAGATAAAATTCCGGACATGCGGATAGAAGGTGATATCGCCCTCAAGAAATGCAAATACGACAACATGGTGATCGAAAACATCGCCGCCCGGTTCCTTTATGCCGACGGTGTTACGACTCTGAACCGTCTAAGCCTGGATACGTTCGGGGGAAACATTTCGGCCGACGCCGTCGTCGATCTGACGGACATGGCCTCTCCCCGGTGGAGCACAAACCTGTCCACCAGTAAAATCAATGCCAACGACGCCCTCAATCAATTTACCAGCGTCAAAGACACTTTTTACGGCGATGTTTCCAGTCGGTTGTCCCTTCAGGGCAAAGGTGGCGACTGGCCGGCGATTTCAAAGAGCCTGACCGGCGGCGGATCGGCCGATATCGTCAACGGCAAACTGGTCGGGGTGAATGTGCTGGATGCCGTGGGGGAAAGCCTGCTTAAGTTCCAGGGACTGTCCGCCCTGGCCCTGGCCGTATCACCCAAGGCGGGCCAGCATCTGAACGAAACCGAGTTCACGCAGCTTGCCGGAAAATTCAATATCCGGGAGGAGTTGATCCATCTGGAGACAATGACCATGGCCACCGCTGATTTCAATCTCTCCGGTAACGGAACCATCGGCCTGGATAAAAAATTGGATCTTGATACGGTTCTGTTCCTGTCCAGAGACGCCTCCGGGCGTTTTGAAAACGACAAAACTTTAAGATATTTCCTTAACAAAGACCGGCAGATGGAGATCCCATGTGCCATAAAAGGAGACGTGTCCAACCCCCGCGTCACGGCTGACGGCGATACCCTCAACCGCCTGATGCGCAACGCGGCGACCAGGGCAGTGGAAGATCAGGTCCAGAAAGGAGTGGAAGACAAACTGGGTGAAAAAGCCGATCAACTGCTGAAGCGGATATTCAAGTAG
- a CDS encoding LysR family transcriptional regulator has product MQIKLKISILNDQGYQAIGPGPLRLLEKIGEHKSINKAAKAMKLSYVKALKMLSFLEKDMGRAMVIRTRGGNDRGGTRLTPFAEKYIRHLRELEKKINQYAEREFYRFETRVNEFDTDEKQSG; this is encoded by the coding sequence ATGCAGATAAAACTGAAAATATCCATTCTCAACGACCAGGGTTATCAGGCCATCGGCCCCGGTCCTCTGCGCCTGCTGGAAAAAATCGGAGAGCACAAGTCGATCAACAAGGCGGCAAAGGCCATGAAGCTTTCTTATGTCAAGGCGTTAAAAATGCTTAGTTTTCTTGAAAAAGACATGGGCCGGGCCATGGTCATCCGCACCAGGGGCGGCAATGATCGCGGCGGCACCCGACTGACGCCGTTCGCTGAAAAATATATCCGTCACCTTCGTGAACTGGAGAAAAAAATCAATCAATACGCGGAACGTGAATTTTATCGATTCGAAACCCGGGTCAATGAATTCGATACGGATGAGAAGCAGTCCGGATGA
- a CDS encoding FAD-dependent oxidoreductase: protein MKLLIIGGVAGGATAAARARRLNEDAEIILFERGEFISFANCGLPYYIGGVIKKKDNLLVITVADFMKRYAVDVRTFTEVTAIDREKKQVEVKNLKTGETYRENYDKIIMSPGAEPIKPPLKGIELENIFNLRNIPDSDRIKAFVDSRNPKEAVVVGGGFIGLEMAENLIHRGVKTTIVEKLDQVMPPLDGEMASFMTAHLKEKGVTCILGDGISGFSRDDDRLTVHTEKGLKLPCDLAVLSIGVRPENRLAKEAGLEIGARGGVVVNAAMQTSDPDIYAVGDAVEVRDFVSGFPTMLPLAGPANKQARIAADNVMGRGSVFRGVLGTSVVKLFDLTVASTGASERTLIDRRIPHLVSYTHSNSHATYYPGAEMMAIKLLFSPGSGKVLGAQIIGKDGVDKRIDVIATAIHGAMTVYDLEELELAYAPPYSSAKDPVNIAGFVAANVLKGDVRNIQWRELIDIDPETTVLIDLRNSVELKEAGKISCALNIPLPELRDRSKELDPNKQYIMFCAIGLRGYVGYRILSQKGFNVRNLSGGYKTMMGAKSNILAGTPRAQFWDSK, encoded by the coding sequence ATGAAACTGCTGATTATCGGCGGCGTCGCCGGCGGCGCCACGGCCGCTGCCAGGGCCCGGAGGCTGAATGAAGACGCCGAAATTATTCTATTTGAACGCGGAGAATTTATTTCTTTTGCCAACTGCGGGCTGCCGTACTACATCGGCGGCGTCATCAAGAAAAAAGACAACCTGCTGGTGATAACAGTCGCCGATTTCATGAAACGGTATGCCGTTGATGTCCGGACTTTTACGGAAGTGACCGCCATTGACCGCGAGAAAAAGCAGGTTGAGGTAAAAAACCTGAAAACCGGTGAAACGTATCGTGAAAATTACGATAAAATCATCATGTCACCGGGGGCGGAGCCGATTAAGCCTCCCCTGAAAGGGATAGAACTGGAAAATATTTTCAACCTCCGCAACATTCCCGATTCCGATCGTATCAAGGCCTTTGTCGATTCCCGGAATCCGAAAGAAGCCGTGGTCGTCGGCGGCGGGTTCATCGGCCTGGAAATGGCCGAAAATCTGATCCACCGGGGGGTGAAAACCACCATCGTGGAAAAACTTGACCAGGTCATGCCTCCCCTGGATGGTGAGATGGCCAGTTTCATGACCGCTCATCTCAAAGAAAAAGGCGTAACCTGTATTCTCGGAGACGGCATCAGCGGTTTTTCCAGAGACGATGACCGCCTGACCGTCCACACGGAAAAAGGCCTGAAACTGCCCTGCGACCTGGCGGTTCTGTCCATTGGCGTAAGGCCGGAGAACCGGCTGGCCAAAGAGGCCGGGCTTGAGATCGGCGCCCGCGGCGGGGTCGTGGTCAACGCCGCCATGCAGACATCCGATCCGGATATCTACGCGGTAGGAGACGCCGTGGAAGTCAGGGATTTTGTGTCCGGGTTCCCGACCATGCTGCCGCTGGCCGGGCCCGCCAACAAGCAGGCCCGTATCGCCGCCGACAATGTCATGGGCCGGGGCAGTGTCTTCCGGGGCGTGCTGGGCACGTCGGTGGTCAAGCTGTTTGACCTGACCGTCGCCTCCACCGGCGCCAGCGAACGCACCCTGATCGACCGCCGGATCCCCCACCTGGTCAGCTATACGCATTCGAATTCACATGCCACCTATTATCCGGGAGCGGAAATGATGGCCATCAAGCTGTTATTTTCACCCGGCAGCGGGAAAGTCCTGGGCGCCCAGATTATCGGCAAAGACGGCGTGGACAAGCGGATCGACGTAATCGCCACCGCCATCCACGGCGCCATGACGGTTTATGACCTGGAGGAACTGGAGCTGGCCTATGCCCCGCCCTATTCATCGGCCAAGGACCCGGTCAATATCGCCGGCTTTGTGGCGGCCAACGTGCTCAAGGGCGATGTGCGCAATATTCAGTGGCGGGAATTAATTGATATTGATCCGGAAACGACCGTTTTAATTGACCTCAGGAACAGCGTGGAGTTAAAAGAAGCCGGTAAAATCTCATGCGCTCTGAATATCCCCCTGCCGGAGCTCCGTGACCGGTCAAAAGAGCTTGATCCCAATAAACAGTACATTATGTTCTGCGCCATCGGTTTGCGGGGATACGTGGGATACCGCATCCTGTCCCAGAAGGGATTCAATGTCCGGAACCTGAGCGGCGGTTATAAAACCATGATGGGCGCCAAGTCGAACATTCTGGCCGGGACTCCCCGGGCGCAATTCTGGGATTCGAAGTAG